A region from the Cannabis sativa cultivar Pink pepper isolate KNU-18-1 chromosome 9, ASM2916894v1, whole genome shotgun sequence genome encodes:
- the LOC133031517 gene encoding uncharacterized protein LOC133031517, with translation MAQLEDSELVKIREDVLAGKAKDFSISDNGMLLFKARAMGTNLKFSTAFHPQTDGQSERTIQILEDLLRACVMDFGGSWSKQKSYADPKRRDVTFQPGDHVFLRVSPMKGIRRFGKKGKLSPRFIGPFEILEKVGQVAYRLALPPSLSAVHNVFHVSMLRKYVSDPMHILSYEALELQPDLSYDEQPVQILDRKEKVLRTKTISLVKVLWGNSKVEEATWELESDMRAQHPELFK, from the exons atGGCCCAGTTAGAAGATTCTGAATTGGTTAAAATtcgagaagatgtcttagcAGGCAAAGCTAAGGACTTCTCCATTTCTGACAATGGGATGTTGTTGTTTAAAGCACGG GCTATGGGAACTAATTTGAAATTCagcacagcctttcatcctcaaacagatgggcaaTCTGAAAGAACCATCCAAATACTTGAAGACCTGTTACGAGCTTGTGTCATGGATTTTGGagggtcatggagtaa gcagaaaagttatgcagatcccaagCGACGGGATGTTACATTCCAACCTGGTGATCATGTCTTTTTACGAGTATCCCCGATGAAGGGAATCAGACGTTTTGGAAAGAAAGGTAAATTGAGTCctaggtttattggaccttttgaaattctgGAGAAAGTTGGGCAAGTTGCTTATCGGTTAGCCTTACCTCCTTCCTTGTCAGCGGTGcataacgtatttcatgttTCCATGCTAAGGAAGTATGTATCTGATCCAATGCACATTTTGAGTTACGAAGCATTGGAATTGCAACCTGACTTATCATATGatgaacaaccagtgcaaatcctggatagaaaggaaaagGTCCTTCGAACTAAAACCATATCGTTGGTTAAAGTACTCTGGGGGaacagtaaagtggaagaagccacttgggaattgGAATCTGATATGAGGGCTCAGCATCCTGAGTTGTTCAAGTAG